A section of the Hypomesus transpacificus isolate Combined female chromosome 1, fHypTra1, whole genome shotgun sequence genome encodes:
- the slitrk4 gene encoding SLIT and NTRK-like protein 4, translated as MLLLVLLAFSVSSTFSDLDSDLSAETCSVCSCMSIENVLYVNCEKITVYRPTQLLPPASSLYHLNFQNNLLIILYPNSFLNFTHAVSLQLGNNKLQNVEGGAFFGLSSLKQLHLNNNELKALRADTFVGIENLEYLQADYNLIKYIEKGAFNKLHKLKVLILNDNLVQSLPDNIFRFASLTHLDIRGNRIQKLPYLGVLEHIGRIVELQLDDNPWNCTCDLLPLKAWLENMPYNIFIGEAICETPSDLYGRLLKETNKQELCPMGTGSDFDVKMPPSQPDNGQITSNLGPTTIAPIATKAPKTTNPSKIYGNGIVAGLPPGRINPIVSYQTRTPPLSCPQPCTCKAHPSDFGISVSCQERNVKNLADLIPKPQNAKKLHLSGNYIRDISPVDFQGFEGLDLLHLGSNQIVTVQKGVFSNLTNLRRLYLNGNQVEQLHPEMFLGLTNLQYLYLEYNAIKEVLAGTFDSMPNLQLLYLNNNVLRSLPAYIFAGVSLARLNLKNNHFMNLPVSGVLDQLRSLTQIDLEGNPWECSCDLVALKLWLEKLSDGVAAKEVKCASPVQFSNIELRLLKNEILCPKLIARPPFILTSATPVATSMSPAGVGKAPPGGPVPLSIMILSILVVLILTVFVAFCLLIFVLRRNKKPAGRQEGMGNQECGSMQLQLRRHNKSSKKDDLGGETFIPQTIEHMSKSHTCGIRDSDSGFKFGDSQRQKIILRNSADKDKDSLPLDPRNKRLSTIDELDELYPGRDSNMFIQNFLDSKRDFNSIGMSGFEIRYPEKPLDKKMKKSLIGGNHSKIVVEQRKSEYYELKAKLQGTPDYLQVLEEQTQLSKM; from the coding sequence ATGCTGCTTCTAGTTCTGTTGGCCTTTTCCGTATCCAGTACATTTTCTGACTTGGATTCTGACCTCTCGGCGGAGACCTGCAGTGTGTGCTCTTGCATGTCCATCGAGAACGTCCTCTATGTGAACTGTGAGAAGATAACTGTGTACAGACCCACACAGCTGCTTCCCCCAGCCTCAAGCCTCTACCATTTGAATTTTCAAAATAACCTATTGATCATCCTTTACCCCAACTCCTTTCTCAATTTCACCCATGCAGTCTCGTTGCAGCTGGGGAATAACAAATTACAGAACGTAGAGGGAGGGGCCTTCTTTGGCCTCAGTTCATTAAAGCAGCTGCACTTAAATAACAACGAGTTAAAAGCACTCCGTGCTGACACTTTTGTGGGGATCGAGAACTTGGAATACCTCCAGGCTGACTATAACTTGATCAAGTACATTGAAAAAGGAGCCTTCAACAAACTCCATAAGCTAAAAGTCCTAATTCTCAATGACAATCTCGTCCAGAGCCTTCCTGACAATATTTTTCGCTTCGCCTCTCTGACCCATTTGGATATAAGGGGAAATAGGATTCAAAAGCTACCTTATCTTGGTGTTTTGGAACACATTGGACGTATAGTGGAATTGCAGCTGGATGACAACCCATGGAATTGCACTTGTGATTTGTTACCACTGAAAGCCTGGCTTGAGAATATGCCCTATAACATTTTTATTGGGGAGGCTATATGTGAAACCCCCAGTGATCTTTACGGCAGGCTCCTGAAAGAAACTAACAAGCAAGAGCTATGCCCCATGGGAACAGGTAGTGACTTTGATGTAAAGATGCCCCCTTCCCAGCCAGATAACGGACAGATAACATCTAACCTGGGCCCCACCACTATCGCACCCATAGCCACCAAAGCTCCTAAAACAACAAACCCTTCTAAGATCTATGGTAATGGCATTGTAGCTGGTTTACCCCCAGGCAGAATTAATCCGATAGTCTCTTATCAGACCCGAACCCCCCCTCTGTCTTGCCCACAGCCTTGCACCTGCAAAGCCCACCCTTCTGACTTTGGCATAAGTGTCAGCTGCCAAGAGAGAAATGTCAAAAATCTCGCTGATCTCATCCCCAAACCTCAAAATGCCAAGAAGCTGCACCTGAGTGGCAATTACATCAGAGACATAAGCCCGGTGGACTTCCAAGGCTTCGAAGGTTTAGATTTATTGCATTTGGGCAGTAATCAAATAGTCACAGTTCAGAAGGGCGTGTTTTCTAATCTGACCAACCTGCGCAGGTTGTATCTTAATGGCAATCAGGTGGAACAGCTGCACCCTGAGATGTTCCTGGGCCTCACCAACCTCCAGTACCTGTATCTGGAATATAATGCCATCAAAGAGGTGCTGGCTGGTACTTTCGACTCCATGCCAAACCTGCAGCTGTTGTACCTGAATAACAACGTGCTGAGGAGTCTGCCTGCATACATCTTTGCTGGCGTTTCCCTTGCCAGGCTCAACCTCAAAAACAACCACTTCATGAACCTGCCCGTAAGCGGTGTGCTTGACCAGCTGCGGTCCCTGACTCAGATAGACCTGGAGGGCAACCCCTGGGAATGTTCCTGTGACCTGGTGGCCCTCAAACTGTGGCTGGAGAAGTTGAGCGACGGAGTGGCTGCCAAGGAGGTCAAGTGCGCCTCCCCAGTCCAGTTCTCCAACATTGAGCTCCGACTGCTGAAAAACGAGATCCTCTGCCCCAAGCTCATTGCAAGACCCCCCTTCATCCTGACCAGCGCCACCCCAGTGGCCACCTCCATGTCCCCTGCAGGGGTGGGAAAAGCCCCCCCCGGAGGCCCGGTTCCTCTCTCTATCATGATCCTTAGCATTCTGGTGGTGCTGATCCTCACTGTGTTTGTGGCCTTCTGCCTACTGATCTTCGTCCTGCGGAGGAACAAGAAGCCGGCGGGCCGCCAGGAAGGCATGGGGAACCAGGAGTGTGGCTCAATGCAGCTTCAGCTCCGCCGGCACAATAAGTCCAGCAAGAAGGATGACCTTGGAGGGGAGACCTTTATCCCCCAGACCATCGAGCACATGAGCAAGAGCCACACCTGCGGAATCCGTGACTCGGATTCAGGGTTTAAGTTTGGCGACTCACAGAGGCAGAAGATCATCCTGAGAAACAGTGCTGACAAAGATAAGGACTCACTCCCTCTAGACCCTCGGAACAAGAGACTCAGCACAATAGACGAGCTGGACGAGTTATATCCTGGTCGGGATTCCAATATGTTTATTCAGAACTTTCTAGACAGCAAAAGGGATTTTAACAGTATAGGTATGAGTGGGTTTGAGATCCGTTACCCTGAGAAACCACTGGACAAAAAGATGAAAAAGTCTCTCATAGGGGGAAACCATAGCAAGATAGTGGTGGAGCAGAGGAAAAGCGAGTATTATGAACTCAAGGCAAAACTTCAAGGTACGCCTGACTATCTGCAGGTGTTGGAGGAACAGACTCAGCTGAgtaaaatgtag